The Mesorhizobium opportunistum WSM2075 DNA window GCTGGCGCTGTTCCCGATGTTCATCATCTTCTTCATCTCGGCGCTGGCCGAGACGAACCGTCCGCCCTTCGACCTGGTCGAAGCCGAATCGGAGTTGGTCGCCGGCCACATGGTCGAGTATTCGTCGACGCCGTTCCTGCTGTTCTTCCTCGGCGAATATGTCGCGATCGTGCTGATGTGCGCGCTGGCCACCATCCTGTTCCTCGGCGGCTGGCTGCCGCCCTTCGACTTCGCGCCCTTCACCTGGGTGCCCGGCGTCATCTGGTTTGTGCTGAAGGTCTGTTTCGTGTTCTTCGGCATCTCCATGGTCAAGGCCTTCGTGCCGCGCTACCGCTACGACCAGCTGATGCGATTGGGCTGGAAGGTGTTCCTGCCGATTTCGCTCGCGATGGTCGTGATCGTCGCCGCCTTCCTCAAGTTCACGGGGATGGCGTGATGTCTAATTTCGCGATCCTGGCAGTTGGGGCCGCTTTGGGTGTTCTGCTGGCGTGGCTTGGGTTACGCAAGGCCCCGCCATCCTCGCCGAACTTCTCCAAGCATACCAAATGGAATGGTGTGCCTCTTTCCGTCGGGGAAAGGCAGATGCGCGAGGTTCTGCTGCGTAACCTCAGCTTGGCAGACTATCCGCATTTAGGTGTTGTTTTGTATGGCCTCTTAGGCGCCTTTCTTGCGCTGTATTTCTTTGGGAGTGGCGAATGGGTGCACTAACTCAAGCCGCAAAATCGCTGCTGCTGCAGGATTTCGTCAGCGCCTTTTTCCTGTCGATGCGCCAGTTCTTCGCGCCGAAGGAGACGATCAACTATCCGCACGAGAAGGGGCCGGTGAGCCCGCGCTTCCGGGGCGAGCATGCCTTGCGCCGCTATCCCAATGGCGAGGAACGCTGCATCGCCTGCAAGCTGTGCGAGGCGATCTGCCCGGCGCAGGCGATCACCATCGAGGCCGGCCCGCGCCGCAATGACGGCACGCGCCGCACCGTGCGTTACGACATCGACATGGTGAAGTGCATCTATTGCGGCTTTTGCCAGGAAGCCTGCCCGGTCGACGCCATCGTCGAGGGGCCGAATTTCGAATTCGCGACGGAGACGCGCGAGGAACTCTACTACGACAAGGACAGGCTGTTGGCGAATGGCGACCGGTGGGAGCGCGAACTGGCGCGCAACATCTCGCTGGACTCGCCCTACCGCTGATATCGACGCTTGGGCGGGGCGAGGGGCCTCGTCAAAGGATGATCCCGAAAAGTTGCGGATTTTTCGGACCAGATCATCCTCCGGATTAAAAGAGTGTCGCATGTTTCTGTCGATCGGGCCTTTCAACCCGATCGGAACATGCGATAGGACACAATGAAACTTGCGGCCGGAGGCGGCGGCAAAAATCGAACAGGACGGTTGTCCTGTTTCGGATAGGAACCCGGGGGATCCCCAATGCTGAGTGGACTAGAGGCGGCCTTTTTCTACCTCTTCGCCTTTGTCGCGGTGGCATCGGCGTTCATGGTCATTTCGTCGCGCAACCCCGTGCATTCGGTGCTGTTCCTGATCCTGACCTTCTTCAACGCCGCCGGCCTCTTCATGCTGACCGGCGCCGAGTTCCTGGCAATGATCCTGCTCGTCGTCTATGTCGGCGCGGTGATGGTGCTGTTCCTGTTCGTCGTCATGATGCTCGACGTCGACTTCGCCGAGATGAAGGAAGGCGCCTTGCAATACGCGCCGATCGGCGCGCTGGTGGGGCTGATCCTGGCAGCGGAACTGATCGTGGTGTTGGGCGGCTACACCTTCGCGCCGCAACTCGCCTCGACGGTCGCCAAGCCGATTCCCGATCTCGCGGCG harbors:
- the nuoI gene encoding NADH-quinone oxidoreductase subunit NuoI yields the protein MGALTQAAKSLLLQDFVSAFFLSMRQFFAPKETINYPHEKGPVSPRFRGEHALRRYPNGEERCIACKLCEAICPAQAITIEAGPRRNDGTRRTVRYDIDMVKCIYCGFCQEACPVDAIVEGPNFEFATETREELYYDKDRLLANGDRWERELARNISLDSPYR
- a CDS encoding NADH-quinone oxidoreductase subunit J codes for the protein MLSGLEAAFFYLFAFVAVASAFMVISSRNPVHSVLFLILTFFNAAGLFMLTGAEFLAMILLVVYVGAVMVLFLFVVMMLDVDFAEMKEGALQYAPIGALVGLILAAELIVVLGGYTFAPQLASTVAKPIPDLAARSNTAALGDILYTDYLYYFQISGLILLVAMIGAIVLTLRHKEGVKRQSIAAQVGRTPATGMEIRKVKSGEGV